One genomic window of Stieleria sp. JC731 includes the following:
- a CDS encoding ABC transporter ATP-binding protein, protein MKPFLRIAKGMGRYPMALAASILCSLAVAMLWGGNIGAVYPVLEVCLNGKSVQQWITDDIAEAEEDIEKYQAELKALPAPGDAAATEEIETQRQHLKDDIRSCENTISNRLRVQPYADYLPKDPFHTVLVFMAILLAATALKNLFIVANLVTTTWAVQKTTLDLQNEYTEKVLALDMSAYDKFGTSQLVTHFTESIEHVSKGLHVLLGASVREPLKIIVCGVGASLISWRLMLFTLMIAPPTALLISTLSRKIRRTLKAHVSDSVHLNRLVFQSVMSLPAIQAYGMEKPMAHEVDLAGDERMRRSVKISFWIAMTKPVTELAGITAVALSLVAGAYLVLNQQTDLLGIQMTDRPLTISQMLVFFGMMVGMSDPARKLTDVYSNLQIGIAAADRVAEILDEKSRLEFDDTNSNTALATAAASTTAPEPFDQHEPHPFNEGRVEFRGISFGYLAEQSVLDEVELCVEPGETVCIVGANGCGKSTLAKLLLRFYDPHDGQVLVDGIDLAEVDPKVVRRAISFVAQTPAMIDDTVAANIRFGSVHASDEQIVEAAKLARAEEFIVHLSDKYDTEVGFDGNRLSGGQKQRIALARAFLRNPAILILDEATNQIDQHSEQVIYDALRDYARDRTCIFVSHRPEVFDLCDRIVVMDHGKVVASGAPEALLKTCPPFAKLFAANLELLTSRQAA, encoded by the coding sequence ATGAAACCATTCCTCCGCATCGCCAAAGGCATGGGCCGTTATCCAATGGCCCTCGCCGCGTCGATCCTTTGCTCACTTGCCGTCGCGATGCTTTGGGGCGGTAACATCGGTGCCGTCTATCCTGTCTTAGAAGTCTGCTTGAACGGCAAATCCGTCCAACAGTGGATTACCGACGACATCGCCGAAGCCGAAGAAGACATCGAGAAATACCAGGCCGAATTGAAGGCCCTGCCGGCTCCTGGTGACGCCGCTGCGACCGAGGAGATCGAGACGCAGCGTCAACACTTGAAGGATGACATCAGGTCTTGCGAAAATACGATTTCAAATCGTCTTCGCGTTCAGCCGTACGCCGATTACTTGCCCAAAGACCCGTTCCACACCGTTCTGGTTTTTATGGCGATCCTGCTGGCGGCAACGGCACTGAAAAACCTGTTCATCGTTGCCAACTTGGTGACCACGACTTGGGCAGTCCAAAAAACCACCTTGGATCTGCAGAACGAATACACCGAAAAGGTGCTCGCGCTGGACATGTCCGCGTATGACAAGTTTGGCACCAGCCAACTCGTCACGCACTTTACCGAATCGATCGAACACGTCAGCAAAGGTCTGCACGTTCTATTGGGTGCGTCCGTTCGCGAACCGCTGAAGATCATTGTCTGTGGTGTCGGTGCGTCGCTGATCAGTTGGCGTCTGATGCTTTTCACATTGATGATCGCGCCGCCGACGGCACTGCTGATTTCAACACTCAGTCGCAAGATTCGCCGGACGCTCAAAGCGCATGTCTCCGATTCGGTCCACCTCAACAGGTTGGTTTTTCAATCGGTGATGTCGCTACCCGCCATCCAGGCCTACGGTATGGAAAAGCCGATGGCTCATGAAGTCGACTTAGCTGGCGACGAACGGATGCGTCGATCGGTAAAGATTTCGTTCTGGATCGCAATGACCAAGCCGGTGACGGAACTTGCCGGAATCACCGCCGTCGCACTCTCGCTCGTTGCCGGTGCTTACTTGGTACTGAACCAACAAACGGACCTGCTCGGCATCCAAATGACAGATCGTCCGCTGACGATCTCACAGATGCTGGTCTTCTTCGGCATGATGGTCGGTATGAGCGACCCGGCCAGAAAGCTGACAGACGTTTATAGCAACCTCCAAATCGGCATCGCGGCGGCAGATCGTGTTGCAGAAATCTTGGACGAAAAGAGCCGCTTGGAGTTTGACGACACAAACAGCAACACCGCACTTGCGACTGCTGCTGCGTCCACCACCGCGCCCGAACCATTCGACCAACACGAACCACATCCCTTCAACGAAGGCAGAGTCGAATTTCGTGGGATCTCGTTCGGCTATCTTGCTGAACAATCGGTCCTCGACGAAGTCGAACTTTGTGTCGAACCCGGTGAAACAGTTTGCATCGTCGGTGCAAATGGCTGCGGAAAGTCAACACTCGCCAAGTTGCTGCTCCGCTTTTACGATCCACACGATGGACAAGTGCTGGTCGACGGTATCGACCTTGCCGAGGTCGATCCAAAAGTGGTTCGCCGCGCGATCAGTTTTGTCGCACAAACCCCCGCGATGATTGACGACACCGTCGCGGCAAACATCCGATTTGGTTCAGTCCATGCGTCGGACGAGCAAATCGTCGAAGCAGCGAAACTGGCTCGAGCTGAAGAGTTCATCGTTCACCTGTCCGATAAATACGACACCGAAGTCGGTTTCGACGGAAACCGACTCTCCGGCGGACAGAAACAACGAATCGCATTGGCTCGCGCCTTTCTACGCAATCCGGCAATTCTGATTCTCGATGAAGCGACCAATCAGATCGACCAGCACAGCGAACAAGTCATCTACGACGCATTGCGTGACTACGCTCGCGATCGGACTTGCATCTTCGTGTCGCACCGACCCGAAGTCTTTGATCTCTGCGACCGAATCGTGGTAATGGATCACGGCAAAGTAGTTGCCAGCGGGGCACCAGAAGCACTGCTGAAAACCTGCCCGCCGTTTGCGAAATTGTTCGCCGCCAACCTGGAATTGTTGACATCTCGACAGGCAGCTTAG
- a CDS encoding glycosyltransferase produces MLSFSIITPTLGKRRFLVETLESVRQSSADLNVEHLIVIPPRSPETPIKFDLGEADLARKFIEAPCSGPASAYNHGFDQATGDLIGCIADDDTYHNDTLQRVQAIFESDPSIDVVYGGIEQIDEDSVAYRTQIPRKLTASRIRRKSDSFQPSLFFRRSVVEEIGQLDESLQCHNWYDFILRAYKAGKKLHYVADCLGCKRRHRDNTHFGNMAISYRIARAQERIEVVNKHFGYVHASAALEAGHYLAVQQGYDPLKPGYDGAMLRLAAQSVKQIECKPNLLSTHVRAQVTRSLKYPRELTRYMPTSVATGVRGFFRSRLFQLKQHEPRDFSVQNDAALDATAKQLSIGIVTPNLNTAEYLQRTIESVVGQNFPRLQYVVQDGESTDNSVDIIRQFESQLHCWESRRDGGQTQAINRGLSHVDTDIMAYLNSDDILLPGTLSFVSEYFRRNPSVDVIYGHRLIINENDKEIGRWVLPPHDDHAIMFADYIPQETMFWRKRAWEAVECTLDESFQFAMDWDLILRFRAAGLKFVRVPRFLGAFRVIETQKTQVLLETVGATEMNRLRRRVLGHVPTTREMRRAIRPYRFRQWFHHHAQTLLETTRG; encoded by the coding sequence ATGCTTTCATTTTCGATCATTACGCCGACCTTGGGTAAACGACGATTTCTCGTCGAGACTCTGGAAAGCGTCCGGCAATCTTCAGCTGATTTAAACGTCGAGCACCTGATTGTCATTCCTCCGCGATCTCCAGAGACCCCGATCAAATTCGATCTCGGTGAAGCCGATCTAGCTCGAAAGTTTATCGAGGCACCGTGCTCGGGCCCGGCTTCGGCTTACAACCATGGCTTCGATCAAGCGACAGGTGACCTGATCGGATGCATCGCCGATGATGACACCTATCACAACGACACGCTTCAACGTGTTCAAGCGATCTTCGAATCCGACCCCAGCATCGACGTTGTCTACGGCGGAATCGAGCAGATTGACGAAGACAGTGTCGCCTACCGAACACAGATTCCACGCAAGCTGACAGCATCGCGGATTCGCCGCAAATCTGACAGTTTCCAACCGAGCCTTTTCTTCCGCCGATCGGTTGTCGAAGAGATCGGCCAATTGGACGAAAGCTTGCAATGTCATAACTGGTACGATTTCATTCTCCGCGCCTACAAAGCCGGAAAGAAACTGCACTACGTTGCCGACTGCCTCGGTTGCAAACGACGCCACCGAGACAACACGCACTTTGGCAATATGGCGATCAGCTATCGGATCGCGAGAGCACAAGAACGCATCGAAGTTGTCAACAAACACTTCGGTTATGTCCACGCATCAGCAGCTTTAGAAGCCGGTCACTATCTTGCAGTGCAGCAAGGATATGACCCTCTGAAACCTGGATACGACGGAGCGATGCTTCGGTTGGCCGCGCAATCGGTCAAACAAATCGAATGCAAACCGAACTTGCTATCCACTCATGTTCGCGCCCAAGTCACTCGCTCGCTGAAATACCCACGCGAACTGACCCGCTACATGCCAACGTCGGTAGCGACTGGCGTTCGCGGTTTCTTTCGCAGTCGCTTGTTTCAGCTGAAGCAACACGAACCACGAGACTTTAGCGTTCAGAACGACGCTGCCTTGGATGCGACCGCGAAACAGCTGTCGATCGGTATCGTCACTCCAAACTTAAACACGGCTGAGTACCTGCAGCGGACGATCGAAAGCGTCGTCGGTCAAAATTTCCCGCGGCTTCAGTACGTCGTCCAAGATGGCGAATCGACTGACAACAGCGTCGACATCATTCGACAATTCGAATCGCAACTTCACTGCTGGGAATCTCGCCGTGATGGCGGACAAACGCAGGCGATCAACCGTGGGCTAAGCCATGTCGACACCGACATCATGGCCTACTTGAATTCCGATGACATCCTGCTGCCCGGTACGCTTTCGTTTGTCTCGGAATACTTCCGTCGCAATCCCAGCGTCGATGTGATCTATGGCCATCGATTGATCATCAACGAGAACGACAAAGAGATCGGCCGCTGGGTTTTGCCGCCGCACGACGATCACGCAATCATGTTTGCCGACTACATTCCTCAAGAAACCATGTTCTGGCGGAAACGGGCATGGGAAGCAGTCGAATGTACGCTTGACGAATCATTCCAGTTCGCAATGGACTGGGATCTAATCCTACGGTTCCGTGCCGCGGGGTTAAAGTTTGTTCGAGTCCCACGTTTCCTTGGTGCCTTTCGAGTGATCGAAACTCAAAAGACCCAAGTCCTCCTTGAAACGGTTGGTGCGACCGAAATGAATCGGCTTCGCCGACGTGTACTCGGACATGTTCCGACGACTCGTGAAATGCGGCGAGCGATTCGACCTTATCGGTTTCGGCAGTGGTTCCACCACCACGCGCAAACCTTATTGGAGACCACCCGAGGTTAG
- the odhB gene encoding 2-oxoglutarate dehydrogenase complex dihydrolipoyllysine-residue succinyltransferase — MSEIVDVEVPTVGESITEVQLGAWLKSEGDWVESGEDLIEIETEKASVQLPSPASGFLQDITKQEEDFAEVGEVIAKIKVAPKPAGGGASDSGSGAGESAPSGSSSASAPSGSASFVMPAAQRLLDENGLSASDVPATGPGGRLLKEDVQKFLDEGGKAKPAPVAAKPEQPSKAVASPPRPQSTLMTGGPDRSEEVKPLSMLRRTIASRLVTAQQTAALLTTFNEIDMSPVMALRKKYKDAFLEKHGVKLGFMSFFAKASVEALRRFPAVNSEIRDDSAIYRNYHDIGVAIGGGKGLVVPILRNTELMSFAEIEWTIADFAKQASENRLQAEDLIGGTFTISNGGVYGSLLSTPIVNPPQSGILGLHSIQERPVAINGQVEIRPMMYVALTYDHRIVDGREAVGFLRTIKEVIEDPARLFLEL; from the coding sequence GTGAGCGAAATCGTAGACGTTGAAGTCCCAACCGTGGGCGAATCTATTACCGAAGTCCAACTCGGCGCTTGGCTAAAGTCCGAAGGCGACTGGGTCGAAAGCGGCGAAGATTTGATCGAAATCGAAACCGAAAAGGCGTCCGTCCAACTTCCGTCGCCAGCTTCCGGCTTTTTGCAAGACATCACCAAGCAAGAAGAAGATTTTGCCGAAGTCGGTGAGGTGATTGCGAAAATCAAAGTTGCTCCGAAACCTGCCGGTGGTGGCGCTTCCGATTCCGGTTCGGGTGCAGGCGAATCAGCGCCGTCGGGATCGTCTTCAGCAAGTGCACCTTCAGGCAGTGCTAGTTTTGTGATGCCAGCGGCGCAGCGCTTGCTGGACGAAAACGGTTTGTCCGCGTCGGACGTTCCCGCGACGGGACCAGGCGGTCGCCTGTTGAAAGAGGACGTGCAGAAATTCTTGGATGAAGGCGGCAAAGCCAAACCCGCCCCTGTTGCGGCAAAGCCAGAACAGCCATCCAAAGCCGTCGCGTCGCCTCCACGTCCGCAAAGCACTTTGATGACCGGTGGCCCCGATCGCAGCGAAGAGGTGAAACCGCTGAGCATGCTGCGTCGGACGATCGCATCACGCTTGGTCACCGCTCAACAGACCGCCGCGTTGCTGACGACGTTCAACGAAATTGATATGTCGCCGGTGATGGCGCTGCGGAAAAAATACAAAGACGCGTTTTTGGAAAAGCACGGCGTCAAGCTAGGCTTCATGTCGTTCTTCGCGAAAGCCAGCGTCGAAGCGCTCCGGCGGTTTCCAGCGGTCAATTCGGAGATCCGTGACGACAGCGCGATCTATCGCAACTACCACGACATCGGTGTCGCGATTGGCGGCGGCAAAGGTTTGGTCGTTCCGATTTTGCGAAACACCGAATTAATGTCCTTCGCCGAGATCGAATGGACCATCGCTGACTTTGCCAAACAGGCATCGGAAAACCGTTTGCAGGCCGAAGACCTGATCGGCGGAACCTTCACGATCAGCAACGGTGGTGTTTACGGTTCGCTGCTAAGCACCCCAATTGTGAATCCGCCACAGTCGGGAATTTTGGGGCTGCACTCGATTCAGGAACGCCCCGTCGCGATCAACGGCCAAGTCGAAATCAGGCCGATGATGTACGTCGCTTTGACCTATGACCATCGCATTGTCGATGGCCGTGAAGCGGTCGGATTCTTGCGAACGATCAAAGAGGTGATCGAAGATCCTGCTCGTCTGTTCTTGGAACTGTAA
- the proC gene encoding pyrroline-5-carboxylate reductase, whose translation MKKRTVAVIGGGQMARALAGGMLASGVIQNSDLYVADRNDDKQQWWKEQYPGVTAAADLKDIVADCDTVILAVKPYGIADVAAQVAKCGGANKLVISLAAGISLAQIAKHAGHERIIRVMPNTPSLVGAGASAYCLGKDATEDDGQWIDEALAGVGVSAKVTEAQMDAVTGLSGSGPAYIFMVIEALSDGGVLCGLPRPLAMNLAAQTVLGAAKMVLETGRHPGELKDAVASPGGTTIAAIQALEDNGVRSAMIAAVQASANRSKELS comes from the coding sequence ATGAAGAAACGAACGGTCGCCGTCATCGGTGGTGGCCAAATGGCCCGCGCACTCGCCGGTGGCATGCTGGCGTCCGGAGTGATCCAAAATTCGGACCTGTACGTCGCCGACCGCAACGATGACAAACAACAGTGGTGGAAAGAACAATATCCGGGCGTCACCGCCGCAGCCGACCTCAAAGACATCGTTGCGGATTGCGATACGGTAATCCTAGCCGTGAAGCCTTACGGCATTGCCGATGTGGCGGCACAGGTCGCCAAATGTGGCGGGGCCAACAAACTGGTCATCTCGCTCGCTGCCGGAATCTCGCTAGCACAGATTGCCAAACATGCCGGGCACGAGCGCATCATCCGCGTGATGCCGAACACTCCCAGCTTGGTCGGCGCCGGGGCGAGTGCTTACTGCCTGGGTAAAGACGCCACCGAAGACGACGGCCAATGGATCGATGAAGCACTCGCCGGCGTCGGCGTCTCGGCCAAAGTCACCGAAGCCCAAATGGATGCGGTTACCGGACTGAGCGGCTCAGGTCCGGCCTACATCTTCATGGTCATCGAAGCACTTTCCGACGGCGGCGTTCTTTGTGGATTGCCGCGACCGTTGGCGATGAATTTGGCTGCCCAAACGGTTTTGGGAGCCGCAAAAATGGTGCTCGAAACAGGACGACATCCCGGCGAACTGAAAGACGCGGTTGCCAGCCCGGGAGGAACCACCATCGCGGCAATCCAGGCACTTGAAGACAACGGCGTTCGGTCGGCAATGATCGCCGCGGTTCAGGCGAGTGCCAACCGCAGCAAAGAACTGAGCTAA
- the argB gene encoding acetylglutamate kinase: MLEAIAKADTLIEAMGWIRRFRGKTTVIKLGGSVLDDDNALLHILLDVIFMETVGMKPVVVHGGGKAINRALAEANIEAKFIHGRRYTDDATLQVVRDVLAGEVNRHLTDEVERLGGRAMNLSVHTTNVLFGERLALETGEDLGHVGKVTDVDRDVIEGLLYTDQVPIIPSMCEDREGNLYNVNADTAAMAVAQALGAEKLVFLSDVNGVRLDKDDPNTIIHSLSEAKARDLIASGHIAEGMIPKVEACLETLDRGVGKVHIIDGRLRHSLLLEIYTSEGVGTEIYREPANGTA; the protein is encoded by the coding sequence GTGCTAGAAGCGATTGCGAAAGCGGATACCTTGATCGAAGCGATGGGGTGGATCCGTCGGTTCCGTGGCAAGACGACCGTTATCAAATTGGGCGGCAGTGTCTTAGATGACGACAACGCGCTGCTGCACATCCTGCTGGACGTCATCTTTATGGAAACGGTGGGGATGAAACCCGTCGTGGTTCATGGCGGTGGCAAGGCAATCAACCGGGCACTTGCCGAAGCGAACATCGAAGCCAAGTTCATTCATGGGCGACGATACACCGATGACGCGACCCTCCAGGTCGTCCGCGATGTTCTGGCGGGCGAGGTGAACCGCCACCTGACTGATGAAGTAGAGCGGTTGGGCGGACGCGCAATGAATCTATCGGTCCATACCACCAACGTTTTGTTTGGTGAGCGTTTGGCGCTGGAAACCGGCGAAGACTTGGGACACGTCGGAAAGGTTACCGATGTCGATCGCGACGTGATCGAAGGCTTGCTTTACACCGATCAGGTGCCAATTATCCCCAGCATGTGCGAAGACCGCGAAGGCAACTTATACAACGTCAATGCCGATACCGCCGCGATGGCTGTCGCACAGGCGCTCGGTGCAGAAAAGCTGGTCTTCCTTAGCGACGTCAACGGTGTCCGCTTAGACAAGGATGACCCCAACACCATCATCCATTCGCTCAGCGAAGCGAAAGCCCGTGATCTCATTGCGTCCGGGCATATCGCCGAAGGGATGATCCCCAAAGTCGAAGCCTGCTTGGAAACACTTGATCGCGGCGTCGGCAAAGTCCACATCATCGATGGCCGTCTACGGCATTCGCTGTTGCTGGAAATCTATACCTCCGAAGGTGTTGGAACAGAAATTTATCGCGAACCTGCAAACGGAACCGCGTGA
- the argF gene encoding ornithine carbamoyltransferase, which translates to MQHFLSLFDVSTDDLKLILKTAKVVKSKLKAGERPDVLHNRVVALLFQKPSLRTRVSFESGIAQLGGSSLFLGDDVGWGKRESASDFTKVLGQFIDAVVCRANRHSSVTQLASYDAVPVINGLTDVCHPCQAIADVMTVEEAFGSYSGKHVVFVGDGNNVANSMALICAKLDMKFTLACPNGYEMDAEWVARLQKEHPKADFSITNDPAAAVSTADAIYTDVWVSMGQEAEVEIRRNAFADYQVNAKLMSAAPSTARVLHCLPAVRGEEITDEVIDGDQSDIIVQAGNRMHAQKGLLVWLLNRDWIAKNV; encoded by the coding sequence ATGCAACATTTTCTATCTCTATTTGACGTCTCCACCGACGATCTGAAGCTGATTTTGAAAACGGCCAAGGTTGTCAAAAGCAAGTTGAAAGCGGGCGAACGACCAGACGTTTTGCACAATCGTGTTGTGGCGTTGCTGTTCCAGAAACCAAGTTTGCGAACGCGAGTCAGCTTTGAATCGGGAATCGCGCAGCTTGGCGGATCAAGTTTGTTTCTCGGCGACGATGTCGGTTGGGGAAAACGCGAGTCGGCTTCGGATTTCACGAAAGTCCTGGGCCAGTTTATCGACGCGGTTGTCTGCCGAGCCAATCGTCATTCCAGCGTGACTCAGCTTGCCAGCTACGACGCTGTGCCGGTGATCAACGGCTTGACAGATGTTTGTCATCCGTGCCAAGCGATCGCGGACGTGATGACTGTCGAAGAAGCTTTCGGAAGCTACAGCGGAAAGCATGTCGTGTTCGTGGGCGACGGTAACAATGTGGCCAACTCGATGGCCCTGATTTGTGCCAAGCTGGACATGAAGTTCACGCTGGCGTGTCCAAACGGATACGAGATGGACGCCGAGTGGGTTGCACGTTTGCAAAAGGAACACCCCAAAGCAGACTTCAGTATCACCAACGATCCTGCGGCTGCCGTTTCGACTGCCGATGCGATCTATACCGACGTCTGGGTCAGTATGGGACAGGAGGCGGAAGTCGAGATTAGACGAAACGCATTCGCCGACTATCAGGTCAACGCGAAATTAATGTCCGCAGCCCCATCGACCGCTCGCGTGCTTCATTGCTTGCCGGCCGTTCGTGGTGAAGAGATTACCGATGAAGTCATCGACGGAGACCAGAGCGACATCATCGTGCAGGCCGGTAATCGAATGCATGCGCAGAAAGGTTTGCTCGTTTGGTTGCTCAATCGTGATTGGATTGCCAAAAACGTTTGA
- the eboE gene encoding metabolite traffic protein EboE: MTSTLHLGKLASTQVGYCTNVHAGTDLNSIRENLTRYAVAVREKLALTRPCEQLGVGLWIPDEASRQLVDGELDRFAAFLTEAKLSAFTINGFPFANFHGDRVKQGVYLPTWADRERLEYTQRLATILSAIMPDDEAIGSISTLPIGWPDNPFANDNARNIKLDVAGANLRTLATFLADLHDSSGREITVAIEPEPGCTLDTVDDMVAFFDAQLPDKQHRQYISACHDICHSAVMNEPQRDAIKAYADAGISIGKVQVSSAIVADWKSIPAEQHADALKQLSEFAEDRYLHQTGQVDRQGGFRLATDLPELIRQTDVEKLAELDRWVIHFHVPIFLERFGLLQTTRAEVLECLAALSDAEIDVDFTGHLEAETYAWTVLPSEMRARGLAEDIAGELDWLCSKLV; the protein is encoded by the coding sequence GTGACTTCAACGCTTCACCTTGGGAAACTTGCGTCGACACAGGTCGGTTATTGCACCAACGTCCATGCAGGCACCGATCTAAATTCGATCCGCGAAAACTTGACCCGTTACGCGGTTGCCGTTCGTGAAAAACTCGCTTTGACGCGGCCTTGCGAACAGCTGGGCGTCGGGCTTTGGATCCCAGATGAGGCTTCACGGCAATTGGTCGATGGCGAACTTGATCGTTTCGCCGCATTCCTGACGGAAGCAAAGCTATCAGCCTTCACCATCAACGGTTTCCCTTTCGCCAATTTTCATGGTGATCGCGTAAAGCAAGGTGTTTACCTGCCGACTTGGGCCGACCGCGAACGCCTCGAGTACACCCAGCGTCTGGCGACAATTCTGTCAGCAATCATGCCTGATGACGAGGCGATCGGTTCGATCAGTACGTTACCGATCGGTTGGCCGGACAACCCGTTTGCAAATGATAACGCTCGCAATATCAAGCTTGATGTTGCCGGTGCTAACTTGCGCACGCTGGCAACGTTCTTAGCGGATTTGCACGATTCCAGTGGCCGGGAAATCACGGTTGCGATCGAACCTGAACCAGGTTGTACGCTGGACACGGTTGATGATATGGTCGCGTTCTTTGACGCGCAGCTTCCCGATAAGCAACACCGCCAGTACATCAGTGCTTGTCACGACATCTGTCACAGTGCGGTGATGAACGAGCCACAGCGTGATGCGATCAAAGCTTATGCCGACGCTGGGATTTCGATCGGTAAAGTCCAGGTCAGTAGCGCGATCGTTGCCGATTGGAAATCAATTCCTGCGGAGCAACACGCTGACGCGCTGAAGCAGCTTTCGGAGTTTGCCGAGGACCGATATCTGCATCAAACCGGACAAGTCGACCGACAAGGCGGCTTCCGATTAGCAACGGATCTACCCGAACTGATTCGCCAAACCGATGTCGAAAAACTGGCGGAGTTGGATCGCTGGGTGATTCACTTCCACGTTCCGATCTTCTTGGAGCGATTCGGGTTGTTGCAAACAACTCGTGCGGAGGTTTTGGAATGCCTTGCCGCATTAAGCGACGCTGAAATCGACGTCGACTTTACCGGGCACCTCGAAGCCGAGACATATGCCTGGACGGTGCTGCCGAGTGAGATGCGAGCCCGTGGGTTGGCTGAAGATATCGCGGGCGAGTTGGACTGGCTGTGTTCGAAGCTGGTTTAG
- a CDS encoding 6-phosphofructokinase, which produces MPDHHTLDIKRVAILFAGGPAPAANAVISTAAFSFLEEGAQVFGIKHGYSRLTDYTAAGPLQEGVDYIRFTHDLLTNARSSRGIMIGTARTNPGKHVSSPEHLKDPELVAPLRRVYEGLCSLEVDALISIGGDDTLKTANKLKMFQDNLPGDARRFPVIHLPKTIDNDYSGIDFTFGFFTAVETLAEEIRNLNYDAAAGKAYFLCEAMGRSAGWLAYGAAIAGEASLVMSVEDVCGDLATEEVDPETNETRKVMVLDKVIDKMVDMMIAREREGREYGTIVVAEGLAEFLPMSYLEGVSRDEHGHINISAINLSTLISKLIAKRYNERTGKTRKVNGLQLGYESRCAPPHAYDVMLGSQLGVGAYRALVEEKLNGVMVSVSGQFNLHYVPFEKLVDPKTLVTKVRFIEPKSDFHRLARFLETCTE; this is translated from the coding sequence ATGCCTGACCACCACACTCTCGATATCAAACGCGTCGCCATCCTATTCGCAGGCGGCCCTGCTCCGGCAGCCAACGCGGTGATCTCGACCGCCGCATTTTCGTTCTTGGAAGAGGGCGCTCAGGTCTTTGGTATCAAACACGGGTACAGCCGCCTGACCGATTACACCGCGGCCGGACCGCTGCAAGAAGGCGTTGATTACATCCGCTTTACCCACGACCTACTGACGAACGCACGCAGCAGTCGTGGAATCATGATCGGCACCGCGCGAACCAACCCAGGAAAACACGTCAGCAGTCCTGAACACCTGAAAGATCCTGAACTGGTCGCCCCGCTGCGACGCGTTTACGAAGGCCTCTGTTCATTGGAAGTCGACGCGTTGATTTCGATCGGCGGTGACGACACCCTGAAAACCGCCAACAAGCTGAAGATGTTCCAAGACAATCTTCCCGGTGACGCACGACGATTCCCTGTCATCCACCTGCCCAAAACGATCGACAACGATTACAGCGGAATCGATTTCACGTTTGGTTTCTTCACCGCTGTCGAAACCCTGGCAGAAGAAATCCGCAACCTGAACTACGACGCCGCCGCGGGTAAGGCGTACTTCCTTTGTGAAGCCATGGGCAGAAGCGCCGGCTGGCTGGCCTATGGCGCCGCGATCGCTGGCGAAGCAAGCTTGGTGATGAGTGTCGAAGACGTCTGCGGCGATCTGGCGACCGAAGAAGTCGATCCAGAAACCAACGAGACTCGCAAAGTCATGGTGCTGGACAAAGTCATCGACAAAATGGTCGACATGATGATCGCCCGTGAACGCGAAGGCCGCGAATACGGAACCATCGTCGTCGCCGAAGGCTTGGCCGAGTTCCTGCCGATGAGCTATTTGGAAGGCGTTTCGCGAGACGAACACGGACACATCAACATCTCGGCCATCAACCTATCGACGTTGATTAGCAAGCTGATCGCCAAGCGATACAACGAACGCACCGGAAAGACTCGCAAGGTCAACGGATTGCAGTTGGGTTACGAATCCCGCTGCGCCCCGCCGCATGCCTATGACGTCATGCTGGGTTCCCAACTTGGTGTGGGTGCATACCGTGCCCTCGTCGAAGAAAAGCTAAACGGCGTGATGGTATCGGTCTCCGGCCAATTCAACCTACACTACGTCCCGTTCGAAAAGCTGGTTGACCCAAAGACATTGGTCACCAAAGTTCGATTCATCGAACCCAAAAGCGACTTCCATCGCTTAGCTAGATTCTTGGAAACCTGCACCGAGTAA